From Cardiocondyla obscurior isolate alpha-2009 linkage group LG09, Cobs3.1, whole genome shotgun sequence, one genomic window encodes:
- the LOC139105313 gene encoding uncharacterized protein: MVYIYNDKNKKSIKCRALLDTCATANFITESMIKQLGIRSVGQRLAINTINSTGTISKGIVQIVIRSTHDNFSKELTCFTLPSITECTPSEVFQRETIKIPANVKLADPEFHVPRPVDLLIGAGATLSLFSIGQINLSRGGRDLYLQKTRFGWIVTGETSVDAKQDSLSCYFINLEKQIAKFWTIEELNTSKPKSNEEKDCEEFYRQTVSRDSDGRYIVRLPFRNSNNLLGESRSAALKRLFCLERRLNANIALKSEYTRIIDEYKALGHMTLDQDPESDGYYMPHHAVAKETSHTTKVRVVFDASAKTDNGLSLNDLLMVGPTIQEKLFSHLIRFRTYVYVISSDIEKMYRQIVLDKRDRRFQRILWREN, encoded by the coding sequence ATGGTTTACATCtacaatgataaaaataaaaaatcaataaaatgcCGGGCGCTCCTCGATACATGCGCCACTGCCAACTTCATTACGGAATCCATGATAAAACAATTAGGCATACGTTCAGTCGGTCAAAGATTAGCGATTAACACCATTAATTCAACGGGCACTATATCCAAAGGTATCGTTCAAATAGTTATTCGATCTACGCACGATAATTTCTCGAAGGAATTGACATGCTTTACACTCCCGAGCATTACAGAATGTACTCCTTCCGAAGTTTTTCAGCGCGAAACTATAAAAATACCCGCCAACGTGAAACTTGCTGATCCCGAATTCCACGTACCACGCCCAGTAGATTTATTAATTGGCGCCGGGGCCACATTGTCGTTATTTTCAATCGGACAAATCAATCTGTCACGAGGGGGTCGCGATTTGTATCTACAGAAAACACGCTTTGGCTGGATAGTTACGGGCGAAACTTCCGTCGATGCGAAACAAGATTCTCTATCGtgttatttcataaatttggAAAAACAGATAGCCAAATTTTGGACTATCGAGGAGCTCAATACCTCTAAACCAAAATCtaatgaagaaaaagattgTGAGGAATTTTATAGGCAAACCGTGTCGCGAGATTCAGATGGACGATATATAGTTAGACTTCCATTTCGCAATTCAAACAATTTGCTCGGCGAATCGCGATCGGCCGCCCTAAAACGATTATTTTGTTTAGAACGGAGACTCAACGCAAATATAGCTTTAAAGTCAGAATATACGCGTATTATTGACGAATACAAGGCTTTAGGACACATGACGCTAGATCAAGATCCAGAATCCGACGGATACTATATGCCTCACCACGCGGTGGCCAAAGAAACTAGTCACACTACCAAAGTTCGGGTAGTATTCGATGCATCGGCTAAAACCGACAATGGCCTTTCATTAAATGACCTTTTAATGGTTGGTCCAACTATTCAGGAAAAACTATTTTCGCACTTAATTAGATTCAGGACCTACGTTTATGTAATTTCGTCTGACATTGAGAAGATGTACCGACAGATTGTATTAGATAAAAGAGACCGTCGTTTTCAAAGAATTCTCTGGCGTGAAAATTGA
- the LOC139105314 gene encoding uncharacterized protein: MHQLANDESHTFPRAAEIIKNHMYVDDLLSGADTIEDARAIRDEIIELLNKGSFSIRQWASNNLRIINDLSIEAVHKNLTLDSDRSLKTLGVSWNTSDDKIYYSAHPIKIDNTITKRKILSQIAQIFDPIGLLGPIVLYAKKLMQDVWRTGVHWDESVPQSIHTIWSEFTKQLENMRRVSFDRRILIDEYQDIQFHGFCDASNVGYGACIYIRSVGKNGNIMSNLVCSKSRVAPLKTISIPRLELCGALLLTQLYAEIAKIMPVLPSKIIFWSDSTIALHWIKTAPYLLKTYVANRVAAISEISGSVEWRHIRSEDNPADAVSRGQLPFDFIQNKKWKTGPDWLTKNETHWYHGSLQKIEISELRPNTCLVITLNEPSIFKNYSLFQKLCRIIAYCFRLKNARKYIGPLCAEELKIAELRVIKILQQLYFSEDIKKLKDARSAYSGKLVNLNPFLDNDDILRVGGRLRMSNLTYTQKHPIIIPSRHHLTDKIIREIHEKHFHAGIQTTLHILRRNFWILDGRNQVRKVIRSCMKCYRFIAKPVDYVMGDLPPTRVREAIPFTNTGIDYCGPFFIKEKKYRNRIKLKIYVCVFICMTIKAIHLEVVSDLSSAGFLAALRRFVARRGVPEKIYSDNGTNFVGASNELRELYALFNTTEHKESVLKYAAEHQLTWHFIPPAAPHFGGLWESTVKLFKHHFKRVVSDSLFTFEEFNTFTVEIEGVLNSRPITTLSSDPNDPSALTPAHFLIGKPITSLPEIDLTSVPANRLSIWQHISKVRQDFWARWSLEYLNELQKRVKWCKDGPKIAVGTVVLIKDKNLPCTRWLLGKITIVHPGEDGSTRAATVKTANGELKRTTKCLCPLPLEN, translated from the coding sequence ATGCACCAACTCGCGAACGATGAATCTCACACATTTCCAAGAGCGGCAGAAATCATAAAAAATCATATGTATGTGGATGATCTTTTGTCAGGTGCAGATACTATCGAGGACGCGCGCGCTATCCGAGatgaaataattgaattattaaacaagGGAAGTTTTTCTATAAGGCAATGGGCgtcaaataatttacgaataattaatgatttatccATCGAAGcggtacataaaaatttaacattagaCTCCGATCGTTCGTTAAAAACATTAGGCGTGTCTTGGAACACCTCcgacgataaaatttattattcggcACATCCAATTAAAATTGACAACACAATAACCAAGCGCAAGATACTATCACAGATAGCGCAAATATTTGACCCGATCGGATTACTGGGTCCGATTGTGCTCTACGCTAAGAAATTGATGCAAGATGTGTGGCGGACAGGTGTGCACTGGGACGAGTCTGTCCCACAAAGTATTCATACAATATGGTCGGAATTTACTAAACAATTAGAAAACATGAGGCGTGTCTCATTTGATCGgagaatattaattgatgAATACCAAGATATACAATTTCACGGATTCTGCGATGCAAGTAACGTCGGTTACGGCGCATGCATTTATATACGGTCCGTCGGAAAAAACGGGAACATTATGAGCAATCTGGTGTGCTCAAAATCGCGTGTCGCGCCACTAAAAACGATTTCTATTCCGCGTTTAGAATTATGCGGTGCGTTGCTACTGACACAATTATACGCTGAAATAGCCAAAATAATGCCAGTACTTCCTAGTAAAATCATTTTCTGGTCCGATTCAACTATCGCATTACATTGGATCAAAACGGCACCGTATTTGTTAAAAACGTACGTCGCGAATCGCGTCGCGGCGATATCGGAAATCTCAGGATCGGTAGAATGGCGGCATATTCGGTCTGAAGATAATCCGGCAGATGCGGTCTCGAGAGGACAACTACCATTCGATttcattcaaaataaaaaatggaaaacggGACCTGATTGgctgacaaaaaacgaaacgcACTGGTATCACGGGAGTTTACAAAAAATCGAAATATCAGAATTACGACCGAACACTTGTTTAGTGATAACGTTGAACGAACCCtccatatttaaaaattattctttatttcaaaaattatgtAGAATTATTGCATACTGCTTTCGGTTAAAAAATGCTCGCAAGTACATTGGTCCTTTATGCGCAGAGGAACTAAAAATAGCAGAACttcgagtaattaaaatattacaacaattatatttttcggaAGACATTAAAAAACTAAAGGATGCACGTTCTGCGTATAGTGGGAAACTCGTGAATTTAAATCCTTTCCTAGATAACGACGACATATTACGCGTCGGCGGACGGTTACGAATGTCTAACTTAACGTATACACAAAAGCATCCGATTATAATTCCAAGCCGACATCACTTAACTGATAAAATAATCCGGGAAATCCACGAAAAACACTTTCACGCGGGTATTCAGACAACTCTGCATATATTGCGCCGTAATTTCTGGATTCTCGACGGGCGAAATCAGGTCCGAAAGGTTATCCGAAGTTGCATGAAGTGCTATCGTTTTATCGCAAAACCTGTAGATTATGTGATGGGAGACCTTCCGCCTACACGCGTTCGCGAAGCAATCCCATTCACAAATACGGGCATTGATTATTGCGGACCTTTTTTCATtaaggaaaagaaataccgGAACCGAATTAAACTTAAGATATATGTATGCGTTTTCATTTGTATGACGATCAAGGCGATCCATCTGGAAGTTGTTAGCGATTTATCTTCCGCTGGTTTTTTAGCGGCGTTGCGACGTTTCGTTGCCCGACGGGGTGTGcctgaaaaaatatattcggaTAACGGCACGAATTTTGTTGGCGCAAGCAATGAATTAAGGGAGTTATATGCGTTATTTAATACCACAGAACATAAAGAATCCGTACTCAAATACGCGGCCGAACATCAATTAACGTGGCATTTTATACCTCCGGCCGCCCCACACTTCGGCGGGTTGTGGGAGTCAACCGTCAAGTTGTTTAAACATCATTTTAAACGGGTAGTAAGCGATTCTTTATTTACTTTTGAAGAATTTAACACATTTACGGTAGAAATTGAAGGCGTTCTAAACTCTCGACCCATTACAACGCTGTCGTCAGATCCTAACGATCCAAGTGCATTAACTCCAgctcattttttaattggcaaACCCATAACGTCATTGCCGGAAATTGATTTAACATCTGTTCCAGCTAATAGATTATCGATATGGCAACATATATCTAAGGTTCGCCAAGACTTTTGGGCACGCTGGAGCTTGGAGTATCTAAATGAGCTGCAAAAACGAGTCAAGTGGTGCAAGGATGGACCCAAAATCGCAGTGGGAACTGTTGTtctcattaaagataaaaatctaCCGTGTACAAGATGGTTATTGGGCAAGATTACGATTGTACATCCTGGCGAAGATGGATCTACACGAGCAGCCACTGTCAAAACAGCAAACGGCGAATTAAAAAGGACAACAAAATGTTTATGTCCTCTTCCGTTAGAAAACTAA